The Prevotella sp. E2-28 genome includes the window CTACATCGCCTTCTGCGACAGCGATGACAGATGGTTTCCCGAAAAACTGGAACGTCAGATAGCATTCATGGAGCAGAAGAAATCTACACTCTGCTACGCTTCCTATATTATATGCGATGACAATAATACGGAGGAGGGCATTGTCATTGCCCCATCGAGCATCACTTTCGGACAATTGAAGCGCGATAATAAGATTGGATGTCTTACCGCCATCTATGACACCCAACTTTTAGGCAAGAAATATTATATGCCTGCCATCCGCAAACGTCAGGACTGGGGATTATTCCTTTCCATCCTACGTGACAGCAAGAAAGCATACGCTATTCAAGAGCCTTTAGCATATTACAGAAACAGGCAGAACTCGGTGTCTAGCAATAAGTTAGGACTTATCAAGTACAACATTCTGATTTATCAGAAAGTACTTGGTTTTTCAAAGTTAAAATCGCACTTATTTTTCTTCTGTTTGTTCATACCAACCCATTTTCTAAAGCTTATAAAAAAAAGGATTGATAGCCTATTGTTTAAAATCAAAAAATAATTCTTTTCTTTATATAATATTATTACATTTATAACGTTACTATAGTGTATTAAAACCATTGAGGATATACCCTATAGATATGACAAAACTGGAGAACGGCTATGTATTA containing:
- a CDS encoding glycosyltransferase family 2 protein, with translation MTSDLVSVIMPSYNSAKHLAESIDSILNQTYKHLELLITDDHSDDMETLEILRSYSEKDERVNVVFLDSNHGPGYARNKSIERAKGRYIAFCDSDDRWFPEKLERQIAFMEQKKSTLCYASYIICDDNNTEEGIVIAPSSITFGQLKRDNKIGCLTAIYDTQLLGKKYYMPAIRKRQDWGLFLSILRDSKKAYAIQEPLAYYRNRQNSVSSNKLGLIKYNILIYQKVLGFSKLKSHLFFFCLFIPTHFLKLIKKRIDSLLFKIKK